From Daucus carota subsp. sativus chromosome 6, DH1 v3.0, whole genome shotgun sequence, the proteins below share one genomic window:
- the LOC108228195 gene encoding transcription factor GTE4, protein MASMNGESEEPSKVYQRKSFKKNVSLQKESDELGGSDLMKRQKLCDDGGGKFGFFGEANRVTISLALKSKKEVRECRRKLQGELNLVRNWMSKIEGKESEGVDVGGLGPSEMKMEKKRVRPEVESRPLNQLSVSVVENSQGGIESLGKEKDEVDVDDSGVGGVKRKRVHPEVESRPLNQLSVSVVEYSEGGIENVGKEKRTLKANQFYRNSEFLLGKDKIPSVDKKSKVSGKKQGGGGKDNILSVAKKSEGSGKKQFGGDKNNIPSVTKMSKESGKKQGGGDEGSGLRDVKSRVLQTCKGLLQKLMNHKHGWVFNVPVDAEALGLHDYFDIIKTPMDLGTVKSRINNNFYQSPMEFMVDVRLTFQNAMTYNPKGQDVYVMAEQLLQLFEGKWAVIEANYERQLQLVVEREATLTTPTPTPTPKKADTPQQPPVETERSMEKSGSFTPSDLNTKLVNLGHRRRPAAPKKPKARDPNKREMTYEEKQELSSNLQSLPAEKLESVVDIIKKRNPSLCQHDDEIEVDIDGFDAETLWDLDRFFINYKKHLSKNKKNAELATKAKPAEGRSDHKKIPSPVVDLVEESAKETKKDKEANQTKSRSEASKSSGSGSNSSSTSTDSGSSHSSG, encoded by the exons ATGGCATCTATGAATGGTGAGAGTGAAGAACCAAGCAAGGTTTATCAAAGGAAGTCATTTAAGAAGAATGTGAGTTTGCAAAAAGAAAGTGATGAGTTGGGTGGGAGTGATTTGATGAAAAGGCAGAAGCTTTGTGATGATGGAGGTGGCAAGTTTGGGTTTTTTGGGGAGGCAAATCGTGTTACGATAAGTTTGGCTTTGAAGAGTAAGAAGGAGGTGAGGGAGTGTAGGAGGAAATTACAAGGTGAGCTCAATTTGGTTAGGAATTGGATGAGTAAAATTGAGGGGAAAGAGAGTGAGGGGGTGGATGTTGGTGGTTTGGGTCCGAGTGAGATGAAGATGGAGAAGAAGCGTGTGCGTCCGGAGGTGGAGAGTAGGCCATTGAATCAGTTGAGTGTTTCTGTGGTGGAGAATAGTCAGGGTGGGATTGAGAGTTtgggaaaagagaaagatgagGTGGATGTTGATGATTCTGGTGTGGGTGGGGTGAAAAGGAAGCGTGTTCATCCAGAGGTAGAGAGTAGGCCGTTGAATCAGTTGAGTGTATCTGTGGTGGAGTATAGTGAGGGTGGGATTGAGAATGTGGGGAAAGAGAAGAGAACTCTGAAGGCAAATCAGTTTTATCGGAACAGTGAGTTTCTTCTAGGTAAAGATAAGATTCCGTCGGTGGATAAGAAGTCCAAGGTTAGTGGGAAGAAACAAGGTGGGGGCGGTAAAGATAATATTTTGTCGGTGGCTAAGAAGTCGGAAGGGAGTGGGAAGAAGCAATTTGGGGGTGATAAAAATAACATCCCGTCAGTAACTAAGATGTCGAAAGAGAGTGGGAAGAAACAAGGTGGGGGTGATGAGGGGTCTGGATTGAGAGATGTTAAGAGTCGGGTTCTTCAGACTTGTAAAGGATTGCTTCAGAAGTTGATGAACCATAAACATGGGTGGGTGTTTAATGTACCTGTTGATGCGGAAGCTCTTGGTCTGCATGATTATTTTGACATTATTAAAACGCCGATGGATTTGGGTACTGTGAAGTCCAGGATTAACAACAACTTTTACCAATCGCCCATGGAATTTATGGTGGACGTTCGACTCACGTTTCAGAATGCTATGACCTATAATCCTAAAGGGCAGGATGTTTATGTCATGGCTGAGCAACTGTTACAGTTATTCGAGGGAAAATGGGCTGTTATCGAGGCTAATTATGAGCGACAGTTGCAGCTTGTTGTGGAACGTGAAGCTACTTTAACTACACCTACACCTACACCTACACCTAAGAAGGCTGATACGCCACAACAGCCACCAGTTGAAACAGAAAGGTCTATGGAGAAGTCAGGATCCTTTACTCCCTCCGATCTCAACACAAAACTGGTGAATCTTGGTCATCGAAGAAGGCCTGCTGCTCCAAAGAAGCCTAAGGCTAGAGATCCCAATAAAAGGGAAATGACTTATGAAGAGAAACAGGAACTCAGCTCAAATTTGCAAAGTCTACCAGCTGAGAAGCTAGAGAGTGTGGTCGATATCATTAAGAAGAGGAACCCGTCTCTTTGTCAACATGATGATGAGATAGAAGTGGATATTGATGGTTTTGATGCTGAAACACTCTGGGACCTGGACCGATTTTTCATCAACTACAAAAAGCATTtgagcaaaaacaaaaaaaatgctgAACTTGCTACCAAAGCAAAGCCTGCTGAAGGGCGGAGTGACCACAAGAAG ATTCCATCCCCAGTCGTGGACCTTGTGGAGGAATCTGCAAAAGAAACCAAGAAAG ATAAAGAGGCTAATCAGACCAAAAGCAGAAGTGAAGCAAGTAAATCAAGCGGCTCTGGCAGTAATTCTTCCTCAACTTCTACTG ACTCTGGTAGCAGCCATTCATCTGGGTAG
- the LOC108227031 gene encoding uncharacterized protein LOC108227031, translating to MCRLKRGDPTRVSSSSPPFPYPQFLSQFLHFIVNLLHLPSFITIFLLGSHKQIYHHHLLFPINGTKSQNLKYNKPFYSIENQNSKRMEYNLAHVKAGKEQGGTTLHASNSNLSKETNESKHISQVKFDIFSHSTSKQLYSSPNPNVTSSNNENLECRQNKDTHQTESQSINYNENVIIKENGTVLVKPPRSFHQNALDYWKNSCMGYFENDVSMKFENIKDYLVRKYNQIGLINVYSHHLGYLVLQFDSPQTAMTAIDRSPLSIFEKKLHVCKWVEQYNTVYPLQKEKVLVELTKIPFCYWSIQGLCYICSAIGTPVAFDKGTLFNAINKKPSDSALVYVETMVGSSRPTVLMTTIPGHSENFMAMVHVSYLDTPRNCLMCLSPDHLTEACKDVLELISCSHDQSKLGENIFDTANEYISITEEESQDIAKTGENSSQALEESSKGKKILHEDLTSAAKPSTRKSKRKVQKRGGKQVLSNEPIQRTVVLGLPAQPKFKGNLFP from the exons ATGTGTAGATTAAAAAGGGGGGACCCAACAAGAGTCTCATCATCTTCTCCCCCATTTCCTTATCCCCAATTTCTTTCTCAATTCCTTCATTTCATAGTCAATCTTCTTCATCTCCCCTCTTTCATCACTATCTTTCTTCTTGGCTCTCACAAACAAATCTATCACCATCACTTACTATTTCCTATCAATGGAACCAAAtcacaaaatttgaaatataacaaACCCTTTTATTCTATTGAAAATCAGAATTCAAAGAGAATGGAGTACAACCTTGCACATGTGAAGGCTGGAAAAGAACAAGGAGGCACTACTTTACATGCTTCCAATTCAAATCTTTCAAAAGAGACCAACGAAAGCAAACATATATCTCAAGTAAAGTTTGATATTTTCTCTCATTCTACTTCCAAACAGCTTTACTCTTCCCCAAATCCCAATGTTACTTCTAGTAATAATGAAAATTTGGAGTGTCGACAGAATAAAGACACTCATCAAACTGAATCTCAATCTATCAATTATAATGAAAATGTTATTATCAAGGAAAATGGTACTGTGTTAGTTAAGCCACCTagaagttttcatcaaaatgcCTTGGATTATTGGAAGAATAGCTGCATGGGTTATTTTGAAAATGATGTTTccatgaaattcgagaacatcaAAGATTATCTTGTTAGGAAATACAACCAGATTGGTCTTATCAATGTGTACTCACATCACCTAGGATATCTGGTCTTGCAATTTGATAGCCCTCAAACGGCCATGACAGCTATTGATCGTAGTCCTTTGTCtatctttgaaaaaaaattgcatgTTTGTAAGTGGGTGGAACAATATAACACTGTCTATCCtcttcaaaaggaaaaagtGTTGGTGGAGTTAACTAAGATTCCTTTTTGTTATTGGTCTATACAAGGCTTGTGTTACATATGTAGCGCGATTGGAACGCCTGTGGCATTTGATAAGGGCACTCTTTTTAATGCTATTAATAAGAAGCCTTCTGACTCTGCTTTGGTCTATGTGGAAACTATGGTGGGTTCATCCCGACCTACTGTTTTGATGACTACCATACCAGGGCATTCTGAAAATTTCATGGCTATGGTTCATGTTTCTTATCTTGATACTCCGCGTAATTGTTTAATGTGTCTTTCTCCTGATCATTTAACGGAGGCTTGTAAGGATGTGTTGGAATTGATTTCATGCTCCCATGACCAATCTAAGCTTGGAGAGAATATATTTGATACTGCTAACGAGTACATCTCAATCACTGAGGAGGAGAGTCAGGATATAGCCAAAACAGGAGAGAATA GTTCACAAGCTCTGGAGGAATCCTCTAAAGGTAAGAAAATACTGCACGAAGATCTTACTTCGGCAGCAAAACCAAGCACTCGAAAGTCAAAGAGGAAAGTTCAGAAAAGGGGTGGTAAACAAGTTCTTTCTAATGAGCCTATTCAAAGGACAGTGGTGTTGGGACTGCCTGCTCAACCAAAGTTTAAAGGGAATCTTTTTCCATGA
- the LOC108224265 gene encoding protein trichome birefringence-like 39, protein MGSMLKPLLLSVYAFLFWQQTANAQVHNHSIFSSSRKLASRCNFFRGRWVYDNTYPPYQSSNCPFMNQQFDCQKFGRPDKTYLKYRWQPFSCNIPRFNGVVFLERMRGKKIMFVGDSLSFNMWQSLGCMIYTSAPRTKYTLITTTILSELVFEDYGVTLMLYHTTHLVDIVSTKAGRVLKLNSIRAGKAWVGMDVLIFNSWHWWLHTGGTQPWDYVQDGRKTYKDMNTLVAFYKGLTTWARWVNLNVNPAKTKVFFQGISPTHFEGKDWGAPMKSCSHETQPYSGLKYPGGIPMASVVLNKVLSRIRKPVYLLDITLLSQYRKDAHPTYYRGGHSGLDCSHWCLPGLPDTWNQILYAALIG, encoded by the exons ATGGGTTCCATGTTGAAACCCCTTCTTCTGTCAGTCTACGCTTTTTTATTTTGGCAGCAAACAGCAAATGCTCAAGTACATAATCACAGCATTTTTAGCAGCAGCAGGAAGCTAGCTAGCAGGTGCAATTTTTTCCGAGGCAGATGGGTATATGATAATACTTACCCTCCCTACCAATCTTCAAATTGTCCATTCATGAATCAACAATTTGATTGCCAGAAGTTTGGCAGACCTGATAAAACTTACCTCAAATATCGTTGGCAGCCCTTCTCCTGTAACATCCCAAg GTTTAACGGGGTGGTTTTCTTGGAGAGAATGAGGGGGAAGAAGATCATGTTTGTGGGAGACTCATTGAGTTTCAACATGTGGCAGTCTTTAGGTTGTATGATCTACACATCTGCACCAAGAACCAAGTACACACTTATCACCACTACCATACTCTCTGAACTTGTATTTGAG GATTATGGAGTGACGTTAATGTTGTATCATACAACACATTTGGTGGATATTGTAAGCACAAAGGCAGGTCGAGTTTTGAAACTGAATTCGATTCGAGCAGGGAAGGCTTGGGTGGGAATGGACGTCTTGATCTTCAATTCCTGGCATTGGTGGCTCCACACCGGAGGAACTCAACC ATGGGATTATGTGCAAGACGGTAGAAAAACATACAAAGACATGAACACTCTGGTTGCATTCTACAAAGGATTGACAACTTGGGCGAGATGGGTGAATCTTAATGTCAATCCAGCAAAAACCAAAGTATTCTTCCAGGGAATCTCTCCGACCCATTTCGA GGGAAAGGATTGGGGTGCGCCGATGAAATCATGTTCGCACGAGACACAACCATACTCAGGCCTCAAGTACCCAGGGGGAATACCAATGGCGTCAGTTGTTTTGAACAAAGTATTGAGCAGGATTCGAAAACCTGTTTATTTGCTTGACATTACATTATTGTCACAGTATCGAAAAGATGCACATCCAACATATTATCGGGGAGGACACAGTGGGTTAGATTGCAGTCATTGGTGTCTTCCAGGATTACCTGATACTTGGAATCAGATTTTGTATGCTGCACTCATTGGGTAG
- the LOC108224550 gene encoding uncharacterized protein LOC108224550 isoform X1, which produces MRGVIQNMIPRKLITSACCSTWACRSISTSNVQSPQWSGLEKWRESSINQERLWGQKGPQPMIEVDDSSDLGSLSSLAEMGALVLSTPDPLRKSRLSHLAYSKWKQNGLPVGVSAPPVGPSRPIKPQLVSPKEIPTPKNSGLPLNAYMLHNLAHVELNAIDLAWDTVVRFSPYIELLGEGFFADFAHVADDESRHFSWCSQRLAELGFSYGDMPAHNLLWRECAKSSDSVTARLAVIPLVQEARGLDAGPRLVKKLIGFGDSRTSNIVAQIADEEVAHVAVGVYWFVSVCQKMGRVPCTTFKDILSEYNVELKGPFNVLARDEAGIPRDWYDLSSTNKQEESKQFSEVYERLACVISMEQENSNLNRPPG; this is translated from the exons ATGAGGGGTGTGATTCAAAACATGATTCCCAGAAAGCTGATAACAAGTGCTTGCTGCTCCACTTGGGCTTGTCGCAGTATTAGTACTAGTAATGTGCAGTCCCCACAATGGTCTGGTCTTGAGAAATGGAGAGAGAGCTCAATAAACCAGGAGAGATTATGGGGACAAAAGGGTCCTCAACCAATGATTGAAGTTGATGATTCAAGTGATTTGGGTTCATTGTCTTCACTTGCGGAAATGGGGGCTCTGGTTCTTTCCACACCTGACCCTTTACGAAAATCGAGGCTCTCTCATCTTGCTTACTCTAAATGGAAGCAGAATGGATTGCCTGTTGGAGTTTCTGCTCCGCCCGTTGGGCCTTCTCGCCCAATTAAGCCCCAATTG GTTTCCCCGAAGGAAATTCCAACACCCAAGAACTCTGGTTTGCCTCTCAATGCTTATATGCTCCACAACCTTGCTCATGTGGAGCTTAATGCTATTGATTTGGCATGGGATACTGTTGTTAGATTCTCCCCATATATTGAGCTACTTGGAGAGGGGTTCTTTGCTGACTTTGCTCATGTTGCTGATGATGAGAGCAGACATTTTTCTTGGTGTTCGCAGAGGCTAGCTGAGCTTGGTTTTAG CTATGGAGACATGCCAGCCCATAATCTTCTCTGGAGGGAGTGTGCAAAATCTTCAGACAGTGTCACTGCACGCCTGGCTGTAATTCCTCTAGTTCAG GAAGCCAGAGGACTTGATGCTGGGCCTAGGctggtaaaaaaattaattggcTTTGGAGATAGCAGGACATCCAACATTGTAGCTCAGATTGCAGATGAAGAAGTTGCTCATGTGGCCGTTGGTGTTTACTGGTTTGTCTCAGTCTGCCAGAAAATGGGTCGGGTTCCTTGCACTACTTTCAAAG ACATATTAAGTGAGTATAATGTGGAGCTAAAAGGGCCTTTCAATGTTCTAGCTCGTGATGAAGCAGGCATTCCACGAGACTG GTATGATCTATCATCTACGAATAAGCAAGAAGAGAGCAAACAGTTTTCTGAG GTCTATGAACGGCTTGCTTGTGTTATATCTATGGAGCAAGAGAACTCAAATCTGAACAGGCCTCCTGGTTGA
- the LOC108224266 gene encoding transcription factor bHLH30, giving the protein MELSHSLDAFLENYEHKGIVSGGGGSSLVLDSERGEIVRAVSSNLNKPVVQKGCLNPEKAMVALRNHSQAERRRRERINGHLATLRNIIPGTAKMDKASLLAEVIDHLKQLRRNAADVTKGILVPMDIDEVRVEQQYDSSGGDSCSIRASICCEYKHEVLSDLRQALEEFQLKTVKAEIATLGSRMTNLFEISCCKQENIQDTEGCQLFANSVRQALRSVLDKFHASEEFTTNSALSNKRRRVSLFNSSNESSLGSFW; this is encoded by the exons ATGGAGCTCTCGCATTCACTTGATGCGTTTCTAGAAAACTATGAGCATAAAGGTATAGTAAGCGGTGGTGGTGGATCATCTTTGGTACTGGATAGTGAGAGGGGAGAGATTGTACGGGCTGTTTCATCTAATCTTAATAAGCCTGTTGTGCAAAAAGGTTGTCTTAATCCTGAGAAAGCTATGGTTGCTTTGAGGAATCATAGCCAGGCTGAGAGGCGGCGCCGTGAGAGAATTAATGGACATCTTGCTACTTTGCGCAATATCATTCCTGGCACAGCTAAG ATGGATAAAGCCTCATTACTTGCTGAAGTTATCGACCACTTGAAACAACTGAGGAGAAATGCTGCAGATGTTACTAAAGGTATTCTTGTACCAATGGACATTGATGAAGTAAGAGTTGAGCAACAATATGACAGTTCGGGTGGAGATTCTTGTTCAATCAGGGCGTCTATATGTTGCGAGTACAAGCATGAGGTTCTTTCTGATTTGAGGCAAGCTTTAGAGGAATTCCAGCTGAAGACTGTGAAGGCCGAGATTGCAACCCTAGGAAGTAGGATGACGAATCTTTTTGAAATAAGTTGTTGCAAACAAGAGAACATTCAAGATACAGAAGGATGCCAGCTTTTTGCAAATTCTGTTCGTCAAGCCCTGAGGTCGGTTCTTGATAAATTTCATGCTTCAGAGGAATTCACCACAAACTCTGCGCTTTCAAACAAGAGGCGAAGAGTTTCTCTTTTTAATTCTTCAAATGAATCTTCTTTAGGGAGTTTCTGGTaa
- the LOC108226195 gene encoding embryonic protein DC-8-like, which yields MASQDQARRKKKSEVGEKQSVSKQFESLTESPERAQNVGKFEMQGEEGEGDIGKYRQAAQQNSIDAIRAAQERYEKAKETATTVKDKAVVSGWGAGEYTAEKVAEATKAAANVTAGAAGYVGEKAVAAKDKVGSVGVSAKDYAAQKLAAATDAVVAAQESAKEYAARKRAEAEREMLAKQSAEAEERHDDIAGAGRQTVEAAKETMSKPVGEFSQAEPEYGHEGQQGGFGGVLQAIGETVIEIGQTAKDFLVGKG from the coding sequence atggCTTCACAAGATCAAGCGcgaagaaagaagaaaagtgaggtAGGGGAGAAACAAAGTGTGAGCAAGCAATTTGAGTCTCTCACCGAGTCACCAGAAAGGGCACAAAATGTTGGGAAATTCGAGATGCAAGGCGAGGAAGGAGAAGGAGATATTGGGAAGTATAGGCAAGCAGCGCAGCAGAATTCCATCGACGCTATAAGAGCGGCACAGGAGAGATACGAGAAGGCCAAAGAAACTGCGACAACGGTGAAAGACAAGGCTGTTGTGAGTGGATGGGGAGCGGGGGAGTATACAGCAGAGAAAGTCGCGGAGGCAACAAAAGCTGCGGCGAATGTCACAGCCGGGGCTGCGGGGTATGTGGGGGAGAAGGCCGTGGCTGCCAAGGATAAAGTGGGGAGTGTAGGAGTGAGTGCTAAGGATTACGCTGCTCAGAAGTTGGCTGCTGCTACGGATGCTGTTGTGGCCGCCCAGGAAAGTGCTAAGGAGTATGCGGCTAGGAAGAGGGCAGAGGCTGAGAGAGAGATGCTGGCCAAGCAATCCGCTGAAGCTGAGGAAAGACATGATGATATCGCAGGAGCGGGTCGACAAACAGTTGAGGCTGCAAAGGAAACAATGTCGAAGCCAGTGGGGGAATTTTCGCAGGCAGAACCAGAATATGGACATGAGGGACAGCAAGGCGGATTCGGTGGAGTGTTACAGGCTATTGGCGAAACTGTAATAGAAATTGGGCAGACAGCCAAGGATTTTCTGGTTGGCAAGGGCTAG
- the LOC108224548 gene encoding phospholipase A1-IIgamma, whose translation MSKSSISEKWRQLSGEDHWQNLLAPLDIDLRQYILHYGERAQAAYDTFNFEPRSKYAGSSIYARKYLFANVGLEKGNPYKYDVVKYFYATSKLPVPGAFIIKSLSREVWSKESNFMGYIAVATDEGKAVLGRRDILVAWRGTVQALEWAEDLKFDLVSGSALFGEAANVKLHSGWLSIYTSEDAKSKFNKSSARYQVLDEIRQLLEKYKNEEISITICGHSMGAALAVLSGADIAVNVFNMTEGQSNKHCLVTVFAFGCPRVGNANFLKVFQSLENLRVLKVRNALDIVPLYPLVGYSDVGDELMIDTQRSNYLKDIFDLAKVHDMESAYLHGIAGTQGLHGDFRLEVRRSIALANKYTEYVKDEYLVPVNWWSLRNKGMIQNDDGSWSLDYHDRYDYDD comes from the exons ATGAGCAAGAGTAGTATCTCTGAAAAATGGAGACAGCTTAGCGGCGAGGACCATTGGCAGAACCTCCTGGCTCCCCTGGACATTGATCTGAGGCAGTACATCCTCCACTACGGCGAGCGAGCTCAAGCCGCTTATGATACCTTCAATTTCGAGCCTAGATCAAAGTATGCAGGAAGCAGCATTTATGCAAGGAAGTATCTATTTGCAAATGTAGGTCTCGAGAAAGGCAATCCTTACAAGTATGATGTTGTCAAGTATTTTTATGCAACGTCCAAGCTCCCTGTACCGGGAGCATTCATCATCAAGTCACTCTCAAGAGAAGTGTGGTCGAAAGAATCAAATTTCATGGGGTACATTGCAGTGGCTACTGATGAAGGTAAGGCTGTGCTAGGGAGAAGAGATATATTAGTGGCTTGGAGAGGGACAGTTCAGGCCTTGGAGTGGGCTGAGGATCTTAAATTTGATTTGGTTTCGGGTTCTGCATTGTTCGGAGAAGCTGCTAATGTCAAACTACACAGTGGGTGGCTCTCTATCTATACTTCAGAGGAtgctaaatcaaaatttaacaaaTCCAGTGCTAGATATCAG GTACTCGATGAAATTAGGCAACTActagaaaaatacaaaaatgaaGAGATCAGCATAACTATATGTGGCCATAGTATGGGAGCTGCGCTTGCAGTGCTGAGTGGAGCTGACATAGCTGTAAATGTATTCAACATGACAGAGGGCCAATCTAATAAGCACTGCCTTGTCACAGTGTTTGCATTCGGCTGTCCTCGTGTTGGCAATGCAAATTTTTTGAAGGTCTTCCAATCCTTGGAGAATCTCCGAGTTCTAAAAGTTCGAAATGCCCTCGACATTGTTCCCCTTTACCCgcttgttggatactctgatgtgGGGGATGAACTGATGATAGACACCCAAAGGTCAAATTACTTGAAGGATATTTTTGACTTGGCAAAGGTTCATGACATGGAATCTGCATATCTGCATGGCATTGCAGGAACACAAGGACTCCATGGAGATTTTCGTTTGGAAGTTAGAAGAAGCATTGCACTTGCCAATAAGTACACCGAGTATGTGAAAGATGAATATCTTGTACCAGTTAACTGGTGGAGCTTAAGAAACAAAGGAATGATTCAAAACGATGACGGATCTTGGAGCCTGGATTATCATGACAGGTATGACTATGATGATTGA
- the LOC108224550 gene encoding uncharacterized protein LOC108224550 isoform X2 has protein sequence MRGVIQNMIPRKLITSACCSTWACRSISTSNVQSPQWSGLEKWRESSINQERLWGQKGPQPMIEVDDSSDLGSLSSLAEMGALVLSTPDPLRKSRLSHLAYSKWKQNGLPVGVSAPPVGPSRPIKPQLVSPKEIPTPKNSGLPLNAYMLHNLAHVELNAIDLAWDTVVRFSPYIELLGEGFFADFAHVADDESRHFSWCSQRLAELGFSYGDMPAHNLLWRECAKSSDSVTARLAVIPLVQEARGLDAGPRLVKKLIGFGDSRTSNIVAQIADEEVAHVAVGVYWFVSVCQKMDILSEYNVELKGPFNVLARDEAGIPRDWYDLSSTNKQEESKQFSEVYERLACVISMEQENSNLNRPPG, from the exons ATGAGGGGTGTGATTCAAAACATGATTCCCAGAAAGCTGATAACAAGTGCTTGCTGCTCCACTTGGGCTTGTCGCAGTATTAGTACTAGTAATGTGCAGTCCCCACAATGGTCTGGTCTTGAGAAATGGAGAGAGAGCTCAATAAACCAGGAGAGATTATGGGGACAAAAGGGTCCTCAACCAATGATTGAAGTTGATGATTCAAGTGATTTGGGTTCATTGTCTTCACTTGCGGAAATGGGGGCTCTGGTTCTTTCCACACCTGACCCTTTACGAAAATCGAGGCTCTCTCATCTTGCTTACTCTAAATGGAAGCAGAATGGATTGCCTGTTGGAGTTTCTGCTCCGCCCGTTGGGCCTTCTCGCCCAATTAAGCCCCAATTG GTTTCCCCGAAGGAAATTCCAACACCCAAGAACTCTGGTTTGCCTCTCAATGCTTATATGCTCCACAACCTTGCTCATGTGGAGCTTAATGCTATTGATTTGGCATGGGATACTGTTGTTAGATTCTCCCCATATATTGAGCTACTTGGAGAGGGGTTCTTTGCTGACTTTGCTCATGTTGCTGATGATGAGAGCAGACATTTTTCTTGGTGTTCGCAGAGGCTAGCTGAGCTTGGTTTTAG CTATGGAGACATGCCAGCCCATAATCTTCTCTGGAGGGAGTGTGCAAAATCTTCAGACAGTGTCACTGCACGCCTGGCTGTAATTCCTCTAGTTCAG GAAGCCAGAGGACTTGATGCTGGGCCTAGGctggtaaaaaaattaattggcTTTGGAGATAGCAGGACATCCAACATTGTAGCTCAGATTGCAGATGAAGAAGTTGCTCATGTGGCCGTTGGTGTTTACTGGTTTGTCTCAGTCTGCCAGAAAATGG ACATATTAAGTGAGTATAATGTGGAGCTAAAAGGGCCTTTCAATGTTCTAGCTCGTGATGAAGCAGGCATTCCACGAGACTG GTATGATCTATCATCTACGAATAAGCAAGAAGAGAGCAAACAGTTTTCTGAG GTCTATGAACGGCTTGCTTGTGTTATATCTATGGAGCAAGAGAACTCAAATCTGAACAGGCCTCCTGGTTGA